One window from the genome of Pantoea vagans encodes:
- a CDS encoding fimbrial protein: protein MKSVLRLVKGLMLIIPTLCALPALGQESCQGVSQVVVQVHNVNYVPGAADGTPISAQMPLQSANAFTCNKNSGEQGYNYKDMGFEINAEESGLQTNIAGGHNTPIYRVPGVESIGFAIGFKEPSYCGGGFADTTGKGKISSICNSQTSPQFNSAHDITLQSYVVFYKIPGQRSPLNPGDQPASVGEVNIGNASLKVGDSAASSQPIIDKPQIFLSSFTVQYGSCSVVTSQSAINVDMGKVSKAEFSGIGSRAGSEKGFQIQVMCEHSAAVKVGFFGMATSGDKDAISLTPQSNSASGVGIALTYGPGLQVPEGQRVPLNVSTDQLPVLTTVSSPNQAASMAFNAQYIQTDGQVMAGKADGTVTFNLVYN, encoded by the coding sequence ATGAAATCAGTTCTGCGTTTAGTGAAAGGGCTCATGCTAATCATCCCGACATTGTGTGCTTTACCTGCACTGGGGCAGGAGTCCTGTCAGGGCGTCAGCCAGGTGGTCGTTCAGGTGCATAACGTCAACTATGTGCCGGGCGCAGCTGATGGCACACCCATTTCTGCGCAGATGCCGCTGCAGAGTGCCAATGCCTTTACCTGTAATAAAAACAGTGGCGAGCAGGGCTATAACTACAAAGATATGGGGTTTGAGATCAATGCTGAAGAGTCCGGCTTGCAGACCAATATTGCGGGCGGGCACAATACCCCAATATACCGTGTTCCAGGGGTCGAGAGCATCGGGTTCGCGATTGGTTTCAAGGAGCCGTCTTATTGCGGTGGCGGTTTCGCTGATACCACCGGTAAGGGCAAAATCAGCTCGATCTGCAACTCCCAGACCAGCCCACAGTTCAATTCTGCCCACGACATAACCCTTCAGTCCTATGTGGTGTTCTATAAAATTCCCGGACAGCGCTCGCCGCTTAATCCTGGCGATCAACCCGCCTCTGTCGGTGAGGTGAACATTGGCAATGCCAGCCTAAAGGTCGGGGACAGCGCAGCCAGCAGCCAGCCAATCATTGACAAGCCGCAAATTTTCCTCTCCAGCTTTACCGTGCAGTATGGCAGCTGTTCTGTGGTCACCTCCCAGTCCGCCATTAATGTGGACATGGGAAAAGTGAGTAAGGCGGAATTCAGCGGTATCGGCAGCCGGGCAGGAAGCGAAAAGGGCTTTCAGATTCAGGTGATGTGTGAGCACAGCGCAGCCGTCAAAGTCGGCTTCTTTGGGATGGCTACATCAGGCGATAAAGATGCCATCAGCCTGACGCCGCAGAGCAACTCAGCGTCCGGCGTGGGCATTGCGCTGACCTATGGACCCGGTCTGCAGGTCCCGGAAGGTCAGCGCGTGCCGCTGAATGTTTCAACCGACCAACTACCGGTGCTGACGACGGTCTCTTCTCCCAACCAGGCGGCGTCGATGGCGTTTAACGCACAATATATTCAGACTGACGGGCAGGTGATGGCGGGAAAAGCGGACGGCACAGTGACGTTCAATCTCGTTTATAATTAA
- a CDS encoding fimbria/pilus outer membrane usher protein: MLLMFCPLRGARADDYFNPAALEFSSDQHNAADLHYFAREGGQQPGTYHVTLLLNNRVIDSRDVTFVQGRNGLVPQLTVAGLSAMGVNVDGFSAFSRLKNGETIDELSDFIPDAAADFDFAHQQLNLSIPQIALKIKDRDYVDPSRWDEGVSAAFVNYNLTGSSSRNESDRWNSTLLSLRSGANFGAWRLRNTATWRYDLVSHWQSQTTYLERDLKTLKSQFRVGDTYTSGDVFDSVQFRGVQIMSDDTMLPESQRGFAPVIHGIAHSNARVTVSQHGYVIYETVVAPGAFEIKDLYPTAQSGDLDITIHESDGSVRTFTQPYSAVPYMLRQGHLKYSVSGGRYHYSGSNNLRSPEFVQSTLFYGLPHDFTAFGGVQMAQNYHAVAIGLGKSLGDFGSLGTDVTVAKTRLPEGQSSSGQSVRAQYQKNFASTNTTFSMASYRYSSSGFYAFSEANAMTRPASYVANKRSRSEISISQGIGDYGSLSASAYVQRYWRSNSEDRTLHLGFYSNYKAISWGVAWFYTDSTSARKADRAVSFNVSVPFSALLPDSSVSYSMNSSNDGDVSQQVSLSGSALQDNNLHYNLQQGYDSQGQNLNSNGSLDYRGSRGSVSAGVSHDRHSTQFSYGLSGGIVAHAHGITLSQPLGDTFAIVRVPDTADVGIQSSSNVVTDGRGYAIVPSLSPYHENAIELATDTLPDNVDVELDGQTAIPTRGAIVMADYATHVGNRVLFTLTWQDAFPPFGAAGQIARAAEGKEGSTSGIVAEKGELYLSGVPAQGIIEVKWQEEGVEKSCRAPFRLPAASGTNPVRLVSAVCQ; encoded by the coding sequence ATGCTGCTCATGTTCTGCCCGCTGCGTGGTGCCCGCGCGGATGACTACTTTAATCCTGCGGCGCTTGAATTTTCATCCGATCAGCATAACGCCGCCGATCTTCACTATTTTGCCCGTGAAGGCGGCCAGCAACCGGGTACCTATCATGTGACGCTGTTGCTCAACAACCGGGTGATTGATAGCCGCGATGTCACCTTTGTGCAGGGCAGAAACGGGCTGGTTCCGCAACTGACGGTTGCCGGGCTTTCCGCAATGGGCGTCAATGTTGATGGCTTTTCCGCATTCAGCCGTTTAAAGAACGGTGAGACCATTGACGAGTTAAGTGATTTCATACCCGATGCTGCGGCCGACTTTGATTTCGCGCATCAGCAGTTAAATCTTTCCATTCCTCAGATCGCCCTGAAAATAAAAGATCGCGATTATGTCGATCCTTCGCGCTGGGATGAGGGCGTATCGGCTGCTTTTGTAAACTATAACCTCACCGGAAGCAGCAGCCGTAATGAGAGCGACCGCTGGAATTCAACGCTGCTCAGCCTGCGCAGTGGAGCCAATTTTGGCGCATGGCGACTGCGTAACACCGCCACCTGGCGTTACGATCTGGTCAGCCACTGGCAATCCCAGACCACTTATCTGGAGCGGGATCTTAAGACACTGAAAAGCCAGTTCCGGGTCGGGGATACATACACCTCTGGCGACGTTTTTGACAGCGTACAGTTTCGCGGTGTGCAGATCATGTCTGATGACACCATGCTCCCGGAAAGTCAGCGCGGCTTTGCGCCGGTGATACACGGCATCGCCCACAGCAATGCGCGGGTCACGGTGAGTCAGCATGGCTATGTGATTTATGAAACCGTGGTTGCACCGGGTGCATTCGAAATCAAAGATCTCTATCCCACCGCGCAGAGCGGTGACCTCGACATCACTATCCATGAAAGCGATGGCTCGGTACGCACCTTCACTCAACCTTACTCTGCAGTGCCTTACATGCTGCGTCAGGGTCATCTGAAATACAGTGTCAGTGGTGGTCGTTATCATTACTCAGGCAGCAACAATCTGCGTTCGCCTGAGTTTGTGCAGTCCACGCTGTTTTACGGACTGCCGCATGACTTTACCGCCTTTGGCGGCGTTCAGATGGCGCAGAATTATCATGCTGTGGCAATCGGTCTGGGTAAAAGTCTGGGCGATTTTGGCTCGCTGGGAACCGATGTGACCGTAGCCAAAACCCGTTTACCGGAGGGCCAGAGCAGCAGTGGTCAGTCAGTCCGCGCACAGTATCAGAAAAATTTCGCCTCCACGAATACCACCTTCAGCATGGCAAGCTATCGCTACTCCTCCAGCGGCTTCTATGCCTTCAGCGAAGCCAACGCGATGACCAGACCGGCAAGCTACGTGGCTAACAAGCGCAGTCGCTCGGAGATTTCGATCTCGCAGGGGATTGGTGATTATGGCAGCCTTAGCGCTTCTGCCTATGTGCAGCGCTACTGGCGATCAAATAGTGAAGATCGCACCCTGCACCTGGGCTTTTACAGCAACTACAAAGCCATTTCCTGGGGCGTTGCCTGGTTTTACACCGACTCGACCAGCGCCCGTAAGGCTGACCGCGCGGTCTCGTTTAATGTCTCTGTTCCCTTCAGCGCGTTGCTGCCAGACAGCTCTGTCAGCTACAGCATGAACTCCAGCAACGATGGGGATGTCTCGCAGCAGGTCAGCCTGTCGGGCAGCGCGTTGCAGGACAACAACCTGCACTACAACCTGCAACAGGGCTATGACAGTCAGGGACAAAATCTGAACAGCAACGGCTCGCTGGACTATCGCGGCAGTCGCGGCAGTGTCAGTGCCGGGGTCAGTCATGATCGCCACAGCACTCAGTTTAGCTATGGTCTTTCGGGCGGCATCGTCGCGCATGCACACGGCATTACGCTGAGCCAGCCGCTGGGCGATACCTTCGCGATCGTTCGTGTGCCGGATACGGCCGATGTGGGCATTCAGAGCAGCAGCAATGTGGTCACCGATGGTCGCGGCTATGCGATTGTGCCTTCTCTTTCGCCTTACCATGAAAATGCTATCGAACTGGCAACTGATACGCTGCCTGACAACGTTGATGTTGAACTGGATGGGCAAACGGCCATCCCGACCCGCGGAGCGATTGTAATGGCCGACTACGCCACCCATGTGGGTAACCGGGTGCTGTTCACGCTGACCTGGCAGGATGCCTTCCCGCCATTTGGCGCGGCAGGTCAGATTGCCCGCGCCGCAGAGGGTAAAGAGGGCAGCACGAGCGGTATCGTCGCTGAAAAAGGCGAACTTTATCTGAGTGGTGTACCCGCTCAGGGTATTATCGAGGTGAAATGGCAGGAAGAGGGGGTGGAGAAAAGCTGCCGCGCGCCGTTCCGCCTGCCTGCCGCCAGCGGCACGAACCCGGTCAGACTGGTCTCGGCCGTTTGCCAGTAA